A genomic region of Xanthomonas fragariae contains the following coding sequences:
- a CDS encoding IS5 family transposase yields the protein MKPRKPYSTDISDEEWAFAAPYLTLMDVQAPQRKYELRAMFNALRWIARAGAPWRLLPNDFPPWEAVYQQTQRWLQAGCFEAMVSDLRSLLRVAQGKKGQPSAVIFDARTLQSTCESGPRAGYDGYKRKKGSKVHMAVDTLGHLLAVQVTPANEQERAQVRSLAQEVQHVTGETVKIAFVDQGYTGQEPAQAATEEGIELHVIKLQEAKKGFVLLPRRWVVERSFGWANRFRRLARDYERLPETLAGLHFVVFTILMLGNAATLFQSS from the coding sequence ATGAAGCCTCGTAAGCCTTATTCCACCGATATTTCCGACGAAGAATGGGCCTTTGCGGCTCCCTATTTGACGCTGATGGACGTGCAGGCACCGCAGCGCAAGTATGAGCTACGCGCGATGTTCAACGCACTGCGGTGGATCGCGCGCGCCGGCGCACCATGGCGATTGCTTCCCAACGATTTTCCGCCCTGGGAAGCGGTGTATCAGCAAACACAGCGCTGGCTGCAAGCGGGCTGCTTTGAGGCCATGGTCAGTGATCTGCGCTCACTCTTGCGTGTGGCGCAAGGGAAAAAAGGCCAGCCGAGCGCGGTCATTTTCGATGCTCGCACGCTGCAGTCCACCTGCGAAAGCGGGCCGCGTGCTGGATACGATGGCTATAAACGCAAGAAAGGCAGCAAGGTACACATGGCCGTCGATACGCTTGGACATCTGCTCGCTGTCCAGGTGACGCCGGCTAATGAGCAGGAGCGCGCGCAAGTCCGATCGTTGGCACAAGAGGTACAACACGTGACCGGTGAAACGGTCAAGATCGCCTTTGTTGATCAGGGCTACACCGGTCAAGAACCGGCGCAGGCGGCCACGGAAGAAGGCATTGAGTTGCACGTGATCAAGCTGCAAGAAGCGAAAAAAGGCTTTGTGTTGCTGCCGCGCCGTTGGGTTGTCGAGCGCAGCTTCGGATGGGCCAATCGTTTCAGACGGCTGGCACGCGACTACGAGCGATTGCCGGAAACCTTGGCCGGTTTGCACTTCGTCGTCTTCACGATCCTGATGCTTGGAAATGCAGCCACCCTCTTTCAAAGTTCATAA
- a CDS encoding LysR substrate-binding domain-containing protein — MNQNCCSRMIRVAAAPAVLSPELADLLALQRTEEPETSVLLQEVTQDVLTTSILGGAFDLGIGWPVDTDALAVLPLWRDQLAIALPARSPLLAKRAISLQVTLSYPLICWHPDPCVEGLDTEAETDDRSAHLCRIAVTSFDLLTVLVAAGYGIGIAPQSYIVSARNRGIVMRQILGTPRWVTPVFFDLLMLSHLQLIGLSSELHG, encoded by the coding sequence ATGAACCAGAATTGTTGCTCGCGAATGATCAGAGTTGCCGCCGCTCCAGCAGTGCTGTCCCCAGAGTTGGCTGATCTCCTTGCGCTTCAGCGAACAGAAGAGCCTGAAACATCTGTGCTGTTGCAAGAGGTCACCCAGGACGTACTCACGACTAGCATTCTTGGAGGAGCCTTCGATCTAGGCATCGGTTGGCCCGTAGACACCGATGCCCTAGCCGTCCTGCCACTGTGGCGCGACCAATTAGCCATCGCTTTGCCCGCTCGTTCCCCACTGCTCGCAAAGCGTGCTATTTCATTACAGGTAACACTCAGTTACCCATTGATTTGTTGGCATCCGGATCCTTGTGTTGAAGGGCTTGATACGGAGGCAGAAACGGATGATCGAAGCGCCCATCTATGCCGTATTGCAGTCACATCCTTCGATCTGCTAACGGTACTCGTTGCGGCTGGCTATGGCATCGGTATTGCGCCGCAGAGCTACATAGTCAGTGCCCGTAATCGAGGTATCGTCATGCGCCAGATCCTCGGCACTCCTCGTTGGGTTACACCTGTCTTTTTCGATCTGCTAATGCTCTCTCACCTGCAGTTGATAGGTTTGTCGAGCGAGCTTCACGGGTAG
- a CDS encoding XVIPCD domain-containing protein: MPKYTIEARSLNVLGVAGHDFWVLRDEKGKALSELHGLATDRQTGEALTIGTDEARHSLRAWNLALDGGYAASVGTDVSRSTFIEDNQQSRTVAIGDKDEILARWNTAIKAMPELNALNLNYPKYGFKVFGDTVNSNSAFRTFGELMSLPVEGFPGRVEPGLGNRMLSEERIEELRYREQPAQNRELERTPGNYPTRQGHSDHALMQQIREKVEGLNSSGHLHAADNDRISASVYALAKQNNFSSVDEIALSKQTNAAAPGEKIFILQGASDNPATLRAYMLTQEAIQTPVEQSFDKVRKLQSSESVTERAQQQSPHQIPEQEARQRPTVPSL, translated from the coding sequence ATGCCGAAATATACGATTGAAGCAAGATCACTCAATGTTCTTGGTGTAGCTGGACACGATTTCTGGGTTTTGCGCGATGAGAAGGGCAAAGCTCTATCTGAGTTACACGGCTTGGCCACTGATCGACAAACCGGCGAAGCACTTACAATAGGTACTGACGAGGCTAGGCATTCCCTTCGTGCTTGGAACCTTGCGCTCGATGGTGGCTATGCAGCCTCAGTTGGCACCGACGTGAGTCGAAGCACCTTCATTGAGGATAACCAGCAATCACGCACAGTCGCCATCGGCGATAAGGATGAGATCCTGGCGCGTTGGAACACTGCAATTAAAGCGATGCCAGAACTCAATGCACTGAATCTGAACTATCCCAAGTATGGCTTCAAGGTCTTTGGTGACACCGTTAATAGCAATTCCGCTTTCCGAACCTTTGGCGAATTGATGAGTTTACCGGTAGAGGGTTTCCCTGGCAGGGTCGAGCCGGGCCTTGGCAACCGTATGCTGTCAGAGGAACGTATAGAGGAACTGCGCTACCGCGAGCAACCAGCCCAGAACCGGGAGCTAGAGCGCACCCCGGGCAACTATCCAACACGCCAGGGTCATTCGGATCACGCTTTGATGCAGCAGATACGCGAGAAGGTCGAAGGACTAAACAGTTCCGGCCACTTGCATGCTGCAGACAATGACCGCATTAGCGCCAGCGTGTATGCGCTCGCCAAGCAAAACAACTTCAGTAGCGTTGACGAAATCGCATTGAGCAAGCAGACCAATGCCGCAGCGCCCGGCGAAAAAATCTTCATTCTGCAGGGCGCTTCAGACAACCCTGCAACCCTGCGCGCATACATGCTGACTCAGGAGGCGATACAGACGCCAGTTGAGCAATCTTTCGATAAGGTGCGAAAACTGCAAAGCAGTGAGTCGGTAACGGAGCGGGCGCAGCAGCAGTCTCCGCACCAGATTCCGGAGCAAGAAGCTCGGCAGCGGCCGACTGTGCCCTCTCTGTAG
- a CDS encoding LysR substrate-binding domain-containing protein, whose protein sequence is MVAEPIWHARMVAVIPARHPLLAFKEVPIEELLRTPLIMWNHQAYEGYDKAFTKLLRGLDEKPNVIERAASLDVMLALVAAGYGIGLASGAKLEPCKHSDIVIRPLANQSAVITTYMLKAASAAPSISVDRFTTRLKDRN, encoded by the coding sequence ATTGTTGCTGAACCCATTTGGCATGCACGAATGGTTGCAGTGATACCAGCCCGTCATCCGCTACTCGCTTTCAAAGAAGTGCCTATCGAAGAACTTCTCCGCACCCCATTGATCATGTGGAACCACCAAGCCTATGAGGGCTACGATAAGGCCTTTACAAAGCTGTTGCGAGGCTTGGATGAGAAGCCGAACGTCATCGAGCGCGCAGCTTCGCTCGACGTTATGCTAGCTCTCGTTGCGGCTGGTTACGGGATTGGCCTCGCATCTGGCGCGAAGCTGGAACCGTGCAAGCATTCAGATATCGTCATCCGCCCATTGGCAAATCAATCAGCGGTGATTACGACGTACATGCTGAAAGCTGCCAGTGCTGCGCCTTCAATCTCTGTGGATCGCTTCACAACACGTTTGAAAGATAGAAATTAG
- a CDS encoding MASE1 domain-containing protein, translated as MEGLKSVTQGLLTATAYCLAFQLSWHCSLDQWYLPAGLRIAALLLAPSRLLPWILMGDVAALLMIRVPAISSVGVNPTWAYASPWILVPAIALVPIAIRARYGAIHRAGASLIPMLLVTAVWGALCTLGTNIMLDGPSSAISGVKFARFAVGDYLGMLMVVLPVLLWMRRHDEETPSRLTPHCALAVLATALIFALATLPQSNVARLGLMSLLIVPAVLLTWLHGWRGAAIGVVLANTALAFSLGNTGVLGAYDSIGFVVQVMLATTATGLFVLGARISSTLAEVRLRLRGEQQALDTAKLSYLWAERELREHVIEYVDIEVQMNRLRRDIESHLKSRGQHEAAMRMIRTGSIQSKMLHEYINALYPLEIETHGLYHVFRSPGFASSSHTEIHPVMLRGNPMQLSVGLQLAVYRCTQQAIACLPPARRHTIKARVGKLRGLQGIAVCIYGDKPQIKPASRTALENTAELSSRVRSYGGTCRRHHTGKISFFVSEPTGTRSIFRYDELAVTTRECL; from the coding sequence ATGGAAGGGCTGAAAAGTGTGACGCAGGGCTTGTTAACCGCTACGGCCTACTGTCTGGCGTTTCAACTGTCTTGGCACTGCTCACTGGATCAGTGGTACCTGCCAGCTGGCCTTCGGATCGCAGCGTTGCTGCTCGCCCCTTCTCGCTTGCTACCTTGGATACTGATGGGCGATGTCGCGGCGTTGCTCATGATTAGGGTTCCCGCGATCAGCAGTGTCGGTGTCAATCCTACCTGGGCCTACGCAAGCCCCTGGATCCTGGTCCCGGCCATTGCTCTGGTCCCTATCGCTATTCGGGCAAGGTATGGGGCAATACATCGCGCAGGAGCGTCACTGATCCCGATGCTTCTGGTCACGGCAGTCTGGGGCGCGCTCTGCACTCTGGGGACCAACATCATGCTCGATGGACCTTCGTCGGCAATCAGCGGCGTCAAGTTCGCCCGTTTCGCTGTAGGTGACTACCTCGGAATGTTGATGGTGGTCCTGCCGGTGCTTCTATGGATGCGCCGCCACGACGAAGAGACGCCCAGCCGCCTGACGCCTCATTGCGCACTGGCGGTTCTGGCGACGGCATTGATCTTTGCATTAGCAACACTGCCGCAAAGCAATGTTGCACGGTTGGGCTTAATGTCGTTGCTGATCGTTCCTGCCGTTCTACTCACCTGGCTGCATGGCTGGCGGGGCGCGGCCATTGGCGTTGTGCTGGCGAATACCGCTCTGGCATTTTCACTGGGAAATACGGGTGTGCTGGGGGCCTATGACTCAATAGGCTTTGTTGTGCAGGTGATGCTCGCAACAACGGCGACGGGACTATTCGTGCTGGGCGCGCGTATCTCCAGCACCCTTGCCGAAGTGCGCCTGCGTCTGCGAGGCGAGCAACAGGCATTGGATACGGCAAAACTGAGCTACCTATGGGCTGAGCGGGAATTGCGCGAGCACGTGATCGAGTACGTCGACATCGAGGTACAGATGAACCGACTACGCCGCGACATCGAAAGTCATCTCAAGTCACGCGGACAACATGAAGCCGCTATGCGGATGATTCGCACGGGCTCTATCCAATCGAAGATGCTGCACGAGTACATCAATGCTTTGTACCCGCTGGAGATCGAGACGCATGGGCTCTATCACGTTTTCCGTTCGCCAGGCTTCGCCAGTTCCAGTCACACAGAAATCCACCCAGTCATGCTTCGCGGCAATCCCATGCAATTGTCTGTTGGGCTGCAGCTTGCCGTCTACAGATGCACCCAGCAGGCGATTGCCTGTCTGCCTCCAGCAAGGCGTCATACCATCAAGGCCAGAGTCGGAAAACTGCGCGGGCTCCAGGGCATCGCTGTATGTATTTACGGGGATAAGCCACAGATCAAGCCTGCCAGTCGGACCGCTCTTGAGAACACAGCAGAGTTGTCCAGCAGGGTGCGCTCGTATGGTGGCACCTGCCGGCGCCACCATACGGGCAAGATCAGCTTCTTTGTTTCCGAACCAACAGGGACACGATCAATTTTTAGGTACGATGAGCTAGCTGTTACCACGCGGGAGTGTCTGTAG
- a CDS encoding helix-turn-helix domain-containing protein encodes MQKRTMKPGRPVGATTYEAEPAIAFGKAVRAARIARDISQEELATLAGIERSHMGKIERGQHMPTLALILRVSIALNDSAANLMTATESILYADSEG; translated from the coding sequence ATGCAGAAGCGCACAATGAAACCAGGACGCCCAGTGGGCGCCACCACCTATGAAGCTGAGCCGGCGATTGCGTTCGGGAAGGCTGTACGTGCCGCACGGATTGCGCGCGACATATCTCAAGAAGAGCTGGCGACCCTCGCCGGCATTGAGCGCTCTCACATGGGAAAGATCGAGCGGGGGCAACACATGCCTACATTGGCGTTGATTTTGCGGGTATCCATCGCATTGAACGACAGTGCAGCCAACCTGATGACTGCTACTGAAAGCATTCTGTACGCTGACTCAGAAGGGTGA